A genome region from Bradyrhizobium commune includes the following:
- a CDS encoding adenylate/guanylate cyclase domain-containing protein produces the protein MTDDKVKRRLTTVLCADVYGYSRLMEADETGTLETLRRYRTAIAGLVARHDGRIVNTWGDAVIAEFASVVEAVQCAVEIQQEIANQDSEHSQPMRFRIGINLGDVMVDGSDIYGDGVNIASRLQELAEPGGVVISSSVYDQVHNKLAVGFDCLGQRPMKNVAPVTSYRVTMSGQAAGRESFTVDESPTRGREADRLRLGDRREPSSWTHVVSDLLPRLPRSIATALTVSAFLILINVFTGMHKIWFHWPVAVILFGALLRTALRHRPESDSKGER, from the coding sequence ATGACCGATGACAAGGTAAAACGACGACTGACCACCGTGCTGTGCGCTGACGTGTACGGCTATTCCCGCCTCATGGAGGCCGACGAGACGGGAACGCTGGAGACGCTCCGCCGCTATCGCACGGCCATTGCGGGATTGGTCGCGCGTCATGACGGCCGCATCGTGAATACCTGGGGCGATGCCGTGATCGCCGAGTTCGCCAGCGTCGTCGAGGCCGTGCAATGTGCGGTCGAGATTCAGCAGGAAATTGCCAATCAGGATTCAGAGCACTCGCAGCCGATGCGATTTCGCATCGGCATCAACCTCGGCGATGTGATGGTGGACGGTTCCGACATCTATGGCGACGGGGTCAATATCGCGTCACGGCTGCAAGAGCTCGCCGAACCCGGCGGCGTCGTGATCTCGAGCTCCGTCTACGACCAGGTGCACAACAAACTAGCCGTCGGCTTCGACTGTCTCGGCCAGCGACCCATGAAGAATGTTGCTCCCGTGACGAGCTATCGGGTGACCATGAGCGGCCAAGCCGCCGGGCGAGAGAGCTTCACAGTCGACGAAAGCCCAACCCGCGGCCGGGAAGCGGATAGGCTGCGCCTTGGCGACAGGCGCGAGCCATCCTCGTGGACGCATGTCGTCTCGGATTTGCTGCCAAGGCTGCCCCGCTCCATTGCAACGGCGCTCACGGTGTCGGCCTTTCTGATTCTGATCAATGTTTTCACCGGCATGCACAAGATCTGGTTCCATTGGCCAGTCGCCGTCATTCTCTTCGGCGCCCTGTTGCGGACAGCGCTCCGGCATCGACCTGAATCGGACAGCAAGGGCGAGCGCTGA